In Streptomyces sp. P3, one DNA window encodes the following:
- a CDS encoding serine/threonine-protein kinase has protein sequence MRPVGSKYLLEEPLGRGATGTVWRARQRETAGAEAAVAGQPGETVAIKVLKEELANDPDVVMRFLRERSVLLRLTHPNIVRVRDLVVEGDLLALVMDLVDGPDLHRYLRENGPFTPVAAALLTAQVADALAASHADGVVHRDLKPANVLMMQNGGQMHPLLTDFGIARLADSPGLTRTSEFVGTPAYVAPESAEGRPQTSAVDIYGAGILLYELVTGRPPFSGGSALEVLHQHLNAEPRRPSTVPDPLWTVIERCLRKNPDDRPSAENLARGLRIVAEGIGVHANSMQIAAAEGVGHVLAPDPAPAAVPGSGYDPNAATSVLPHTGGPAGAADPTAVLPHTGGPQGAADPTAVLPPVPPGQYGGPAQPPEQPHPWQTQMQGARDRNEQTQVQQYLDPGDDPLRRRPQRQVSRQPQQAPQPYQQQRPPQHQQQRPQQRPQPQAGYGYPGQSPQQQYAPAQQPQQQPQRYAPAPTPQQQPRQRPQAEPRQPREPRQRGANPMKIPGLGCLKGCLFTIVILFVAGWLVWELTPLQDWIGTGQSYWKLISGWFHDITGWIGDLGSSSGGSGTGTGTG, from the coding sequence GTGCGGCCGGTAGGCAGCAAGTACCTGCTCGAGGAGCCGCTCGGACGCGGCGCCACGGGCACCGTCTGGCGAGCCCGCCAGCGCGAGACCGCGGGCGCCGAGGCGGCCGTGGCCGGCCAGCCCGGGGAGACCGTCGCGATCAAGGTCCTCAAGGAGGAGCTCGCGAACGACCCCGACGTCGTGATGCGCTTCCTGCGGGAGCGGTCCGTGCTGCTGCGCCTGACCCACCCGAACATCGTCCGGGTCCGCGACCTGGTCGTCGAGGGCGACCTGCTGGCGCTGGTCATGGACCTCGTCGACGGCCCCGACCTGCACCGCTATCTGCGCGAGAACGGCCCCTTCACGCCGGTCGCCGCCGCCCTGCTGACCGCGCAGGTCGCCGACGCGCTCGCCGCCAGCCACGCCGACGGCGTCGTGCACCGCGACCTGAAGCCCGCCAACGTCCTGATGATGCAGAACGGCGGGCAGATGCACCCGCTGCTCACGGACTTCGGCATCGCGCGCCTCGCCGACTCCCCGGGTCTGACCCGGACCAGCGAATTCGTCGGCACGCCCGCGTATGTAGCCCCGGAGTCCGCCGAAGGCCGCCCGCAGACCTCCGCCGTCGACATCTACGGCGCAGGCATCCTGCTGTACGAGCTGGTCACCGGCCGTCCGCCGTTCTCCGGCGGCTCCGCGCTCGAGGTCCTGCACCAGCACCTCAACGCCGAGCCGCGCCGCCCTTCCACGGTCCCCGACCCGCTCTGGACGGTCATCGAGCGCTGCCTGCGCAAGAACCCCGACGACCGTCCGAGCGCCGAGAACCTCGCGCGCGGGCTGCGGATCGTCGCCGAGGGCATCGGCGTGCACGCCAACTCGATGCAGATCGCCGCGGCCGAAGGCGTCGGCCATGTGCTCGCGCCCGACCCGGCGCCCGCCGCCGTGCCGGGCAGCGGATACGACCCGAACGCCGCGACCAGCGTCCTGCCGCACACGGGCGGCCCGGCCGGCGCCGCCGACCCCACCGCCGTCCTGCCCCACACGGGGGGTCCGCAGGGCGCGGCCGACCCGACGGCCGTCCTGCCGCCGGTGCCGCCGGGCCAGTACGGGGGGCCTGCCCAGCCGCCCGAGCAGCCGCACCCCTGGCAGACCCAGATGCAGGGCGCCCGCGACCGCAACGAGCAGACCCAGGTCCAGCAGTACCTCGACCCCGGCGACGACCCGCTGCGCCGCCGCCCCCAGCGCCAGGTCTCCCGCCAGCCGCAGCAGGCGCCGCAGCCATACCAGCAGCAGCGGCCCCCGCAGCATCAGCAGCAGCGCCCCCAGCAGCGTCCGCAGCCGCAGGCCGGCTACGGGTACCCGGGACAGTCGCCGCAGCAGCAGTACGCGCCGGCCCAGCAGCCCCAGCAACAGCCCCAGCGGTACGCGCCGGCGCCCACGCCCCAGCAGCAGCCCCGCCAGCGGCCGCAGGCCGAGCCCCGGCAGCCGCGCGAGCCCCGCCAGCGCGGCGCCAACCCGATGAAGATCCCCGGGCTGGGCTGCCTGAAGGGCTGCCTGTTCACCATCGTCATCCTGTTCGTGGCCGGCTGGCTGGTCTGGGAGCTGACCCCGCTGCAGGACTGGATCGGCACGGGGCAGAGCTACTGGAAGCTCATCAGCGGCTGGTTCCACGACATCACCGGCTGGATCGGCGACCTGGGTTCGAGCTCCGGAGGAAGCGGGACCGGCACCGGCACCGGCTGA
- a CDS encoding serine/threonine-protein kinase, with protein sequence MARKIGSRYTAHQILGRGSAGTVWLGEGPEGPVAVKLLREDLASDEELVGRFVQERTALLGLEHPHVVSVRDLVVDGNDLALVMDLVRGTDLRTRLERERRLAPEAAVAIVADIAEGLAAAHAAGVVHRDVKPENVLLDMQGPLGPGGSHRALLTDFGVAKLIDTPKRTRATKIIGTPDYLAPEIVEGLPPRASVDIYALATVLYELLAGFTPFGGGHPGAVLRRHVTESVAPLPGIPDELWQLIVQCLAKAPASRLRASELAARLREQLPSLAGMPPLDVDEPDTEPEGGEPDEITPAASAPSASARRERRGSVPLVPGAKPDSNRDTHTSMRVPAPDELAGGAHGTARVPRAAGAPRPGSARNRSATRRRRITLSVAAAALVAAAGIGTWAAVSGDDAGAPPQDTKSTSSTATP encoded by the coding sequence TTGGCACGGAAGATCGGCAGCCGGTACACCGCCCACCAGATCCTGGGACGGGGCAGCGCCGGCACGGTGTGGCTGGGTGAGGGTCCGGAGGGGCCCGTCGCCGTCAAGCTGCTGCGCGAGGACCTGGCCTCCGACGAGGAGCTCGTGGGGCGCTTCGTGCAGGAGCGCACCGCGCTGCTCGGCCTGGAGCACCCCCATGTGGTGTCCGTCCGTGATCTCGTGGTCGACGGCAACGACCTGGCGCTCGTCATGGACCTGGTCCGCGGCACCGACCTGCGCACCCGTCTCGAGCGCGAGCGGCGGCTCGCGCCGGAGGCAGCCGTGGCGATCGTGGCGGACATCGCCGAAGGGCTGGCCGCCGCCCACGCGGCCGGGGTCGTGCACCGCGACGTCAAACCGGAGAACGTGCTCCTCGACATGCAGGGCCCGCTCGGCCCCGGCGGCTCGCACCGTGCGCTGCTGACCGACTTCGGCGTCGCGAAACTGATCGACACCCCCAAACGCACCCGCGCCACCAAGATCATCGGCACGCCGGATTACCTGGCGCCGGAGATCGTGGAGGGCCTGCCGCCGCGCGCCTCCGTCGACATCTACGCGCTGGCGACGGTGCTCTACGAGCTGCTGGCGGGCTTCACCCCGTTCGGCGGCGGCCACCCGGGCGCGGTGCTGCGCCGGCACGTGACGGAGTCCGTCGCGCCGCTCCCCGGCATCCCGGACGAGTTGTGGCAGCTGATCGTGCAGTGCCTGGCGAAGGCGCCGGCGTCCCGGCTGCGGGCGTCCGAGCTGGCCGCCCGGCTGCGCGAGCAGCTGCCGTCGCTGGCCGGGATGCCGCCGCTGGACGTGGACGAGCCGGACACCGAGCCGGAGGGCGGCGAGCCGGACGAGATCACGCCCGCCGCGTCCGCCCCGTCGGCGTCCGCCCGGCGGGAGCGGCGGGGCTCGGTCCCGCTGGTTCCCGGCGCGAAGCCGGACTCCAACCGGGACACCCACACGTCGATGCGGGTGCCCGCGCCGGACGAACTGGCGGGCGGCGCGCACGGCACGGCGCGGGTGCCGAGGGCCGCCGGGGCGCCGCGCCCCGGCTCGGCACGGAACCGTTCCGCCACCCGGCGCCGGCGCATCACGCTGAGCGTGGCGGCCGCGGCGCTGGTCGCGGCGGCCGGCATAGGGACGTGGGCGGCCGTCTCCGGGGACGACGCGGGAGCGCCCCCGCAGGACACGAAGAGCACCTCATCAACGGCAACGCCATAG
- a CDS encoding LamG domain-containing protein, with the protein MVSAACVALLAIGVAPVQKASASPIAATASPLLEGQQALARAEKSGRQVEVMGERSERTTVYANPDGFTFTLQESAVPVRVAKPGGGWTAPDATLVKRSDGLVEPKAAAVGMVFSGGGVKAPLARIEDEGQLLELRWPGMLPEPQIEGTSALYVGVLPGVDLRVNTTPESFQPVFVVKTVEAAANEKLRKLTFGLKAVGLDVRKGASGNLAAVDGSGRTVFKAPPAQMWDSKGVASGTQTRLMAVERPGTGEAQSAHQSATTPSGSGSEPGQGDTVARMEVAVAKDSLSVIPDSEMLTKSKASAFPIFIDPTITWGESERTLLRSDGYESYGWANGDDGLGKGVGKCGTWSGYYCGPGYTQRLYFEFSPASLKGKKVLDATFRVTEPWAFQCDPRWVDLVRTNNISSSTTWSTRPAELDLMVDRNVSAGRGSLCDPDSPDAPIEFNDNAEEKNENLTPTVRDFAAGKFSMLTLEVRAHDESDASAWKRFKNDAVIAVKYVGLPALPTEVGVVTGSSYVCSSSSASPNMVSDPTPLVQGKPRTASGGSGGASLRIRWRTEKYDGTTWTVAHTDIDGPTSGYVGDSVKQSRSLPTLQEGVLYRLKAVTLSHYEDGSNRLNSGYSTPCYFKVDPTAPKAPTVTIGSPYTECTTNACTGRGGPGVKGTFTFAPAPGDTNVAGYQYRLSGEEAWSADQMGLTTTITFAPDKSGLITLYARAKDSVGTGRYGAEMAVDFLVSAGAGPVGRWHFAETSGAALDSATSDGEDNATLAGGAVRNDKGRRGVITRDSSGFPLETPVTDTGLSLNGSTAYAQTNARVVETRSAFTLSAWVRLERDDRDAAVLSTRDSVSSPFLLEYEARNKTWCFGIRQPGATDMYTGQYAVYPAQIGVWTHLAGTYDPATGKLMLYVDGRRQYQGQSVAGSYASTAPLSFGRHEFSTGPGYYFQGSIDEVAVWQRALTGGEIAEEARLVVAGDTFAGVELVADWNAERGSGTSIPDATSGYGKSLTLTAGATLEEGAAVFDGVDDAATTAGPVINEHGAFTVTTLVQLDAAKILAKDVGYVGQVLGQRTADGSAWGFFYQLTGKETVWDEEALEERTVPVGHWHFGRLNDDGSFASVVSDDVAELGSPVRLTGTYDSLEGTVSLYLGHNQNGSARSFTVKLGSGDFTIGKGFTAGVWKHYLPGRIWEVRLWAGAMASSAQIDESVGD; encoded by the coding sequence GTGGTGTCCGCCGCTTGCGTAGCCCTACTTGCGATCGGTGTCGCGCCCGTTCAAAAGGCGTCCGCTTCTCCCATCGCGGCCACAGCCAGCCCTCTCCTCGAGGGGCAGCAGGCGTTGGCAAGGGCCGAAAAGTCGGGTCGGCAGGTCGAGGTGATGGGGGAGCGTTCAGAGCGGACAACCGTCTATGCGAACCCTGATGGCTTCACCTTCACTTTGCAGGAGTCAGCAGTTCCTGTGCGCGTTGCAAAGCCAGGAGGCGGTTGGACGGCACCAGATGCAACGCTGGTGAAACGTTCTGACGGCTTGGTGGAGCCCAAGGCCGCTGCTGTAGGCATGGTCTTCTCTGGCGGGGGCGTGAAGGCACCGCTTGCCCGGATTGAGGACGAAGGACAGTTGCTGGAACTGCGGTGGCCCGGAATGCTTCCAGAGCCGCAGATCGAGGGGACCAGCGCTTTGTACGTGGGAGTACTGCCCGGTGTGGACCTTAGGGTGAACACGACGCCGGAGAGCTTCCAACCGGTGTTTGTGGTCAAGACAGTCGAAGCAGCGGCGAACGAGAAGCTGAGAAAACTCACTTTCGGACTCAAGGCGGTCGGCTTGGATGTGCGAAAAGGGGCGTCCGGCAACCTTGCCGCCGTGGACGGCAGTGGTCGTACGGTGTTCAAAGCGCCGCCCGCCCAGATGTGGGACTCCAAGGGCGTGGCCTCCGGGACGCAGACGCGGCTGATGGCGGTCGAACGGCCCGGGACCGGTGAGGCGCAGTCGGCTCACCAGTCGGCGACGACGCCGTCGGGTTCCGGATCGGAGCCGGGGCAGGGCGACACCGTGGCCCGTATGGAAGTCGCGGTCGCCAAGGACTCGCTGTCGGTGATCCCAGACTCGGAAATGCTCACGAAATCCAAAGCGTCGGCGTTCCCCATATTCATAGACCCAACCATCACCTGGGGGGAGTCGGAACGCACACTACTGCGGAGCGACGGCTACGAGTCGTACGGTTGGGCCAACGGCGACGATGGCCTTGGGAAAGGTGTGGGGAAGTGCGGCACTTGGAGCGGCTATTACTGTGGTCCGGGCTACACGCAACGCCTGTACTTCGAGTTCTCGCCCGCCAGCCTGAAGGGCAAGAAGGTCCTGGATGCGACGTTTCGGGTGACCGAACCTTGGGCATTTCAGTGTGATCCACGTTGGGTCGATCTGGTTCGCACGAATAACATTTCGTCCTCCACCACATGGTCGACACGGCCGGCAGAGCTGGACCTGATGGTGGATCGCAACGTCTCAGCGGGGCGTGGCTCGCTGTGTGATCCGGATTCGCCGGACGCACCCATCGAGTTTAACGACAACGCGGAGGAAAAGAACGAGAACTTGACGCCGACAGTGCGCGACTTCGCTGCGGGCAAATTCTCTATGCTCACGCTCGAGGTCCGGGCGCACGACGAGTCTGACGCCTCGGCGTGGAAGCGGTTCAAGAACGATGCCGTAATCGCAGTGAAGTACGTGGGTCTACCGGCCCTTCCCACCGAGGTCGGTGTGGTCACAGGCTCTTCTTATGTGTGCTCGAGCAGCTCGGCGTCTCCGAACATGGTGTCCGATCCGACGCCGCTGGTGCAGGGCAAGCCAAGGACTGCCTCCGGCGGTTCGGGCGGCGCCAGTCTCCGAATCCGGTGGCGGACAGAGAAGTACGACGGTACGACGTGGACTGTCGCCCACACGGACATCGACGGCCCGACATCCGGCTATGTCGGGGATTCAGTCAAGCAGTCGAGAAGCCTGCCGACGCTGCAGGAGGGAGTCCTCTACCGGCTGAAGGCTGTGACACTCTCGCACTATGAAGACGGTAGTAACCGCTTGAATTCCGGTTACAGCACGCCCTGCTACTTCAAAGTCGATCCGACCGCTCCTAAGGCTCCGACGGTGACCATCGGTTCCCCGTATACAGAGTGCACGACCAACGCCTGTACGGGCCGGGGTGGACCGGGTGTGAAGGGCACGTTCACGTTTGCGCCTGCGCCGGGGGACACGAATGTCGCGGGCTACCAGTACAGGTTGTCCGGTGAGGAGGCGTGGTCGGCTGACCAGATGGGCTTGACTACGACGATCACCTTCGCGCCCGATAAGTCAGGCCTGATCACGCTGTATGCCCGAGCCAAAGACAGCGTCGGCACCGGCCGCTACGGCGCGGAGATGGCAGTCGATTTCCTGGTGAGCGCAGGCGCGGGGCCGGTCGGGCGGTGGCACTTTGCAGAGACGAGCGGTGCCGCGTTGGACTCGGCGACATCCGATGGTGAGGACAACGCCACGCTGGCAGGTGGCGCAGTGCGCAACGACAAAGGGCGCCGTGGAGTGATCACGAGGGACTCCAGTGGCTTTCCGCTGGAGACGCCGGTCACTGATACAGGCTTGTCTTTGAACGGGTCCACTGCGTACGCCCAGACGAACGCCCGTGTTGTGGAGACCCGCTCAGCATTCACCCTTTCCGCTTGGGTGCGGCTGGAACGCGACGACCGCGACGCCGCTGTGCTCTCGACAAGGGACAGCGTCAGCAGCCCGTTCCTCCTGGAGTACGAGGCGCGTAACAAAACCTGGTGCTTCGGCATCCGGCAGCCGGGTGCCACCGACATGTATACGGGGCAGTATGCGGTCTACCCGGCACAGATCGGCGTGTGGACGCACCTGGCCGGCACATACGATCCGGCGACGGGCAAGCTGATGCTCTATGTGGACGGCCGACGGCAGTACCAGGGCCAGAGCGTGGCGGGCTCGTACGCGTCGACCGCGCCACTGAGTTTCGGACGGCATGAGTTCAGCACGGGCCCCGGGTATTACTTCCAGGGATCGATCGACGAAGTCGCAGTCTGGCAACGGGCGCTGACTGGAGGGGAGATTGCTGAAGAGGCCCGACTAGTGGTGGCGGGTGACACGTTTGCCGGCGTCGAACTGGTAGCGGACTGGAACGCCGAACGCGGCTCGGGTACGTCCATTCCGGACGCCACTTCCGGCTATGGCAAGAGTCTGACTCTGACGGCTGGAGCCACGCTGGAGGAGGGCGCCGCCGTGTTCGACGGGGTCGACGACGCGGCGACCACAGCCGGCCCGGTGATTAACGAGCACGGTGCGTTCACTGTGACGACTCTGGTTCAACTGGATGCCGCGAAGATCCTGGCCAAGGATGTCGGCTATGTGGGGCAAGTGCTGGGGCAGCGCACCGCGGACGGGTCTGCGTGGGGATTCTTTTACCAGCTCACCGGCAAAGAGACCGTATGGGATGAAGAAGCTCTGGAGGAGCGGACCGTTCCTGTCGGGCATTGGCACTTCGGGCGTCTCAACGATGACGGCAGTTTTGCGTCCGTTGTCTCCGACGACGTCGCCGAGTTGGGTAGCCCGGTGCGGTTGACCGGCACGTACGACTCCTTGGAAGGGACGGTCAGTCTCTACCTCGGACACAACCAGAACGGCAGTGCTCGTTCCTTCACGGTCAAGCTCGGCAGTGGCGACTTCACGATCGGCAAGGGCTTCACCGCCGGCGTCTGGAAGCACTATCTGCCCGGTCGGATATGGGAGGTGCGCCTGTGGGCGGGTGCGATGGCCAGTAGCGCGCAAATCGATGAGAGCGTCGGCGACTGA
- the prfB gene encoding peptide chain release factor 2, producing MAVVDVSEELKSLSSTMESIEAVLDLDKLRADIAVLEEQAAAPSLWDNPDEAQKITSKLSHLQAEVRKADALRGRIDDLAVLFEMAQEEDDPDTLAEAESELVSVKKALDEMEVRTLLSGEYDAREALVNIRAEAGGVDAADFAEKLQRMYLRWAEQKGYKTEVYETSYAEEAGIKSTTFAVQVPYAYGTLSVEQGTHRLVRISPFDNQGRRQTSFAGVEILPVVEQTDHIEIDESELRVDVYRSSGPGGQGVNTTDSAVRLTHLPTGIVVSCQNERSQIQNKATAMNVLQAKLLERQRQEERARMDALKDGGSSWGNQMRSYVLHPYQMVKDLRTEFEVGNPEAVFNGEIDGFLEAGIRWRKQQEK from the coding sequence GTGGCAGTCGTCGATGTATCCGAAGAGCTCAAGTCCCTCTCCTCGACCATGGAGTCGATCGAGGCCGTTCTGGACCTCGACAAGCTGAGGGCAGACATCGCCGTGCTCGAGGAGCAGGCGGCCGCGCCGTCCCTGTGGGACAACCCGGACGAGGCGCAGAAGATCACCAGCAAGCTTTCCCACCTCCAGGCCGAGGTCAGGAAGGCCGACGCGCTGCGCGGCCGGATCGACGATCTCGCCGTGCTGTTCGAGATGGCCCAGGAGGAGGACGACCCGGACACCCTCGCGGAGGCCGAGTCCGAGCTCGTCTCCGTCAAGAAGGCGCTCGACGAGATGGAAGTGCGCACGCTCCTCAGCGGGGAGTACGACGCCCGCGAGGCGCTCGTCAACATCCGCGCCGAGGCCGGTGGCGTCGACGCGGCCGACTTCGCCGAGAAGCTGCAGCGCATGTACCTGCGGTGGGCGGAGCAGAAGGGCTACAAGACCGAGGTCTACGAGACCTCGTACGCCGAAGAGGCCGGCATCAAGTCGACCACCTTCGCCGTGCAGGTGCCGTACGCCTACGGCACGCTCTCCGTGGAGCAGGGCACGCACCGTCTCGTGCGCATCTCCCCGTTCGACAACCAGGGCCGCCGCCAGACCTCCTTCGCGGGCGTCGAGATCCTCCCCGTGGTCGAGCAGACCGACCACATCGAGATCGACGAGTCCGAGCTGCGCGTGGACGTGTACCGCTCGTCCGGTCCGGGCGGCCAGGGCGTCAACACCACCGACTCGGCGGTGCGCCTGACCCACCTCCCCACCGGCATCGTCGTCTCCTGTCAGAACGAGCGGTCGCAGATCCAGAACAAGGCGACCGCGATGAACGTCCTCCAGGCCAAGCTGCTGGAGCGTCAGCGCCAGGAGGAGCGGGCCAGGATGGACGCCCTCAAGGACGGCGGCAGTTCCTGGGGCAACCAGATGCGTTCGTACGTCCTGCACCCCTACCAGATGGTCAAGGACCTGCGCACCGAGTTCGAGGTCGGCAACCCCGAGGCCGTGTTCAACGGTGAGATCGACGGGTTCCTGGAAGCCGGAATTCGCTGGCGCAAGCAGCAGGAGAAGTAG
- a CDS encoding transposase translates to MKRVQADDLPALHAFVTGLGQDLDAVVAGLSLLYSSGAVEDHNNKIKMLKRQMFGRANFDLLPKRVLLAARGRS, encoded by the coding sequence ATCAAGCGCGTCCAGGCCGATGACCTGCCCGCCCTGCACGCGTTCGTCACCGGCCTCGGCCAGGACCTCGACGCCGTCGTCGCCGGGCTCAGCCTGCTCTACAGCTCTGGTGCCGTTGAAGACCACAACAACAAGATCAAGATGCTCAAGCGGCAGATGTTCGGCCGCGCCAACTTCGACCTGCTCCCCAAGAGAGTCCTCCTTGCGGCGCGAGGCCGCTCATGA
- a CDS encoding transposase, giving the protein MSAWLADHPGVEVICRDRSTAYAEAGRLGAPDAVHVADRWHIWKNLVEAVEKTAIPHRALLREPEETSLIRTAAPVKTAELAPRPSGEPRHSGRLSDRVREQHAAVHALLDDGLGMRPIARRLSLARNTVGRTPSPRGHRGRTAGGTVDRPQQHPRSLQALSPSAVGPGPYRRPPPLRGTA; this is encoded by the coding sequence GTGTCCGCCTGGCTCGCCGACCACCCCGGCGTCGAGGTGATCTGCCGTGACCGCTCGACCGCATACGCTGAGGCCGGACGGCTCGGCGCCCCGGACGCGGTCCACGTCGCGGACCGGTGGCACATCTGGAAAAACCTCGTCGAGGCCGTCGAGAAGACGGCCATCCCGCACCGCGCCCTGCTGCGCGAGCCGGAAGAGACCAGCCTGATCCGCACCGCCGCACCTGTGAAGACCGCTGAGCTCGCGCCGCGTCCTTCAGGCGAACCGCGACACTCCGGCCGCCTGTCGGACCGGGTGCGCGAACAACACGCAGCCGTCCACGCCCTGCTCGACGACGGGCTCGGCATGCGGCCGATCGCCCGCCGGCTCAGCCTGGCCCGCAACACCGTGGGCAGAACACCTAGCCCGCGCGGCCACCGCGGACGAACTGCTGGTGGGACGGTGGACCGGCCGCAGCAGCATCCTCGATCCCTACAAGCCCTATCTCCATCAGCGGTGGGCCCAGGGCCGTACCGTCGCCCGCCACCTCTTCGAGGAACTGCGTGA